Part of the Paludisphaera borealis genome, GTCGGCGTCGGCGCCTGAGGCAAAGTCGGCAGCGTGCTCCGACCCTCCTGCGTCGCCATGGTCGCGGAAGCCGGCGACGACGGCGACGTCTGGGCCGCGACCGGCGTGGGCTCCAGCCAACAAACCAGCAAAGCGATGAGGGGCGTCCATGCCCTGGCCGTTCGATCCATCATGTTACAAGCTACTCCATCCATGGGTCCCGGCGTTACGACGGCGCCGACCACTCCGGACGTGCCGAGTCTAAGAATTCATCGGCATATAAGGGCCGTCCGGATTGAAAGATCTTCGCTTGACATTCCAAGGCTCTTGCCAAATCCGCAAAGCTTGACACCAGAGTCAAAGTTCGATTTCTCGACCATCGGCGCACGCGGGCTGCGCCGGCGCCGATCCATGGCGCGCGACGCCCCCAGCGCGGCGATTCGCTCGCCGGTTACGAGGGAATCGAGACGTCGGACGCCTCGCCTCATTTTGAACGGAGGCCGGGCGGGAAAAAGCCCGGCCTCCGTGACCGAGGAAGGCTTAGGGAACGCGAGCCAGCTTGTCGGGCCGGCCGGCCGTCGTGGGATGGCCGGCGTCGGGAGTCGGGCTGGTGACTTTCGTTCCGTCGGTCGCCGGCTCAACCTCCACGACGAGACCGTCGGTGAGGATCGACTGCTCGTCGAGAATCAGTTGCTCCGAACCGTCGAACGACGTCCACTGTTCGCCGGCGTGGGCTCCCGCCGCTAGGGTCTTGGGGTCCGGAACGCGGCGGTTGGTGACCTCGATCCACTCGCCGTCGCTGACGCCGGTCTGGACTTCGGTCCTGACCGCGCGGCCGTTCTCGTGCTTCCAGCAATAGGTCTTTTCACCGCTGTGCGTCAGTGCGGACAAGGGGAGGGCGCGAACGCCGGGGCGCTCGATGATCACGTTGGCGTAGGCGTACATGCCGGGCAGAAGCTGGCTGCCGGGGTTGGGCAGGTCGATTTCGGCGCGGAGCGTGCGGCTTTTGATGTTGAGCGCCCACGACGTGCGAGTGACGGAGCCCTGAAGCGGCTCATCGCGATACGCTCGAGCGAGCACGCTTGCCTTGGTCCCGATCTTGACGTAGTTGGCGTCTTGCTCGGGAATGTCGATGAAGATGCGGACCACGTCGGTCTTATCGACCACGTAGATCGGCGCGGCGTTACCGCCGGGTGCGAGGTGAGGGGAACGCTGCATGGCCGTGGGGTCGCCCGCGGCGGGGAGGACGAAGTCGCCGGTGTTGGCGTTGCGAGCCACGACCACGCCGTCGTACGGGGCGGGGAGCGTGATGTAGCCGACCCACGCCTCGATCCGCTTGGCCTCGCTGGTGGCGACGGCCAGATCAGCGCGGGCGACCTCGACGGCGACCTTGGACTTGGCAAGCGTGGCTTTGTCCGAGAGCAGTTCGGCCTCGGCCTTCATGATGTCGGCCCGAGCCGCCTCGCGTGACGCGGCGGCCGACTTCCACTGATTGGTCGATTCAAGAAGCACTTGGGGATCGACGACGCCTCGACGGACCTCGTCGTCAAGCCGCTTGACCTCCGAGTTCCAACGCTCGACCTCGGCCGTGTACTTGGCCAGGATCGCCTTGGTCTCGACGACCCGGGCCTCAGCCGCCTGGACGTCGGCCGCGGCCACGTCGACGATCTTGAGAGCCAGATCGACCTTTTGGCCGTCAAGTCCGACGGTCGCCTTCTTCGTCTCGAAATCCTCGACCAGCTCGGGCACGAACAGGGTGGCCATGACCTGGCCCTTCTTCACCTTGTCGCCGATGTCGACGTTCCACTTCTCGATATAGCCGGTGAGCTTGGGATAGATCGACGTCCGCTCGAAACTCTCGATGAAGCTCGGCTGACCGACCACCCGGACGATGTTCCGTCTCTCCGGATGGACGACCTTGACGACCGGAGGCTTTGTAACGCTCTTAACCTCGGCCTTTTTCTCCCCATGGCACCCCGACGCCACGAAGGCGACGGAGGCCAGGATTCCGATCGCCACGAGGCGGCCCGCGAAACGATCCGTAACCGAAGTCCAGAGGACGCGGGGCATCAGTGATCTCCAGGTAATGGGACGACGCCGGCGAACCGCCGCCCCGGAGGGCTTTTCAATTTCGAGCGACATCATCGATCTCCATGTAAGAAAGGTGCGGACTCCGGCGCTTGGCCGCCGTCTGGGTTGGGATCGTCATGCGATTGAGATGAGTCGGACTGGTGTGCGTCGGATTCGACGGCGGCATCAGGGTGGGCGGACCCGTTTTCGCTGTGATGCGCGACCTCTTCATCGGCCGCGATCGCGTGGCCCGTATGGTCGACCGGAGCGAAGACCAGCGGGTCGTAATGGAGACTCTCGGGATCGTCGGGATAGATCGAGGGCGAGCGGGGCACGCTTCGGCCCATGACGACCGCGAAGATCGAGGGGACGACCAGCAAGGTTGCGAACGTCGACATCACCAGGCCGCCGATGACCGCCAGGCCGAGCGGGGCCTGCATCTGGCTGCCTCGCTCAAGGGCCAACGCCATCGGCACCATGCCGACCGTCATGGCGCAGGCGGTCATCAAGATCGGCCGCAGGCGGTCGCTTGCGCCGACGACGGCCGACTCGATCGAGGACGCCCCGCTCCTCCAGTGGTCGTTCATGAACGTCACCATCATGACCGAGTTCGACACCGAGACGCCCAGGCACATGATCGAGCCCATGAACGACTCGATGTTGAGCGACGTGTGGGTCGTGTACAGGATCGTCGCGATGCCGGCGAGCACCCCCGGCACGGCGCCGATCGAGATCAACGCCATGCGAGGCGACTGGAAGTAGGCCGTCAGGAGCACGAGGATCACGAACACGGCGACCGCCAGCCCGATCCCAAGCGACTGGAACATCTCGACCATGGGCGGCAACTGGCCCATCGGGAGCACCCGCACGCCGCGGGGCGGCTCGCCGGCCGCCGCGATCGCGGCGATAACGTGGTTCGAGGCGCGGCCCATGTCCTCGCCCTCGACGTTCGCCGTCAAGGTCAGATAGCGCTGCGACATTGATCGGTCGTACTCGCCCGGCCGCGTGCCCTGGCGGACCGTCGCTACGTCGCGGACCATCAGGTTGACCAGCGGATTGACCGACTCGATCGGCAAGTTCTCAAGCTCCTCGGCCTTCGTCATCCGCGCGGGGGGGATCAGCACCTCGACCAGGTAGTCGAACCCCGTCTTGACGTCGATCCAGTAGTTGAGGTTGGTGAACCGGGTCGACGACGTCGACATGACCAGCGCCTTGCCTACGTCCTCGACCGTGACGCCGCTCAACCCCGCCTTCTCGCGGTCGATCTCGATCTCGACGGTGGGGTAGTCGAGCGTCTGCTCGAACTGGATGTCGCGGAGCGAGGGGATGTTCTTCATCTCGCCGGCGATCTTCTCGGCATGCTGGCGGATCAGTTTCATGTCGGTGCCGACGACCCGGACCGAGATCGGCGTCATGGCGCCGAAGCTCATGACCGAGGTCACGATGTCGCCCGGCTCGAAGCCGAAAGTCGACGTCTTGGCCTGCCGCTCGGCGTCCACCTTGCTGAGCCCGCCTTTCTCCAGCCGCTGTGCCAGCCACGGCACCACCCGCTCGGGGAGGATCGTCCGGAGCCGCTCACGGAACTCGGCGAGCTTGATTCCACTCTCCTCGTTGAGCGCGATCCGCAACTGGCCGTCGTCAGGCCCTCGCATGAACAGAAGCATGTTGTCGATGCCGAAGTTCGGGGCCACCTGACCGACGTATCCCATGCTGATGTCGATGTTCTCGGGCTTCGCCTCCTTCTCGATCTCCTCTAGGCACTTCACCGCCATCTCCCGGGTCAGTTCGAAGCTCGAACCCGGCGGCGGCCGGAACCGGAGCACGAACTGCCCCGAGTCGATCTGCGGGAACAGCTCGGTGCCGACCTGCATCCCCAGGAGCCAGAGGGCCAATACGCAGCAACCGAGGTAGATCGGCACCACGAGGTACCGCAGGTGGACGAGCCAGCCCACTCCCTTCGTATAATGCTTGAGGAATCGGTCGAACAGCCCCGGTTTGGCGTTAGCGTCGTGAGCGTGCCCCGAGTGCTTGATCAAGGCCACGCAGAGGATCGGCACGAACGTGCTCGACAGCAAATACGACGCGATCATCGCGAAACCGACGCCCAGGGTCAGCGGCATGAACAGCGACCGAAGCGGATCGCCCATGATGAACGCCGGTATGAACACCGACAAGATGCAGAGCAGGGCCAGAAGTCGCGGCACCGCCGTGGCGTTGCTCGCGTGCAGCACCGCCGTGGCCACCTTGTCGGTGTGTCCCATCTGCACGTGCACGTTCTCGATCGTCACGGTCGCCTCGTCGACGAGAATGCCGATCGCGAGCGCCATGCCGCCCAGCGACATGATGTTGATCGTGTTTCCCGTGATCCAGAGGCCGAACAACGAGCCGAGCAAAGCGAGCGGGATGTTCGAGACGACCACGACCACGCTGCGGAGGTCGCCGAGGAACAAGAGGATCATCAAACCCGTCAGACCGGCACCGATCAGGCCTTCGGTGGCGACGCTCTCGACCGCCGCCACCACGGTGGGCGACTCGTCGAACTCGAAACTGATTTTGACGTCCTTGGGCACCACGTCGCGAAACAGCTGCATCGACTTGTGAATGTCGGCCACGACGTTTAAGGTCGACGCCGTGTCCTTCTTGATGATCGGCAGATAGACCGACTTCTTGCCGTTGACGAGCGCGTACCCGTACGTGATGTCGACGTCGTCCTGAAACGTGGCCACGTCGCGCAGATAGACGTTCTTCTCAAGCCGGAGCGGGATGTTGCCCAGCTTCTTGATGTCGACCACTGTCGAATTGTTGGCGACGACCGGCATCGCGTCTTTTATATAGACGTTTCCGGATGGAACGACGATGTTCCCCGCCGCGAGCGCGTCGCTGATCTGCTGCGGCGTCAGGTTGTAGTCACGGAGCTTGTCGGGGTTGACGTTGACGAGGATCGACCGCATGTTCGGCCCGAACGGCGAGATCGCGACGGTGCCGGGAACGTATTTCTGAACCAACGGCCGGATGATGTTCTGCGCCAGGTCGCCCATCATGCCGAGCGAGGTCTTCTCGCTCTCGAAGACCAGATAGCCGACCGGGACGCTGCCGGCGTCCATCCGCATGATCATCGGCGGCAACGTGCCCTTCGGCATCCACGACATCGCCCGGTCGGACATCGCCACGACCTGCGCCATCGCCTGCCCCATGTCGGTGCCGGGGAAGAACGACAGGTCGCACAACGCGACCTGCTGGATGTTTCGCGAGTTGATGTCGCGAATCCCGTCGACGTACTGAAAATACAGCTCGAGCTGGTTGACGATGAAGCCTTCCATCTGGTCGGGGCTCATGCCGACGTAATCGAGAAACACGTAAATCTTCGGGGTGTTCATCGTGGGGAAGATGTCCACCCGCATCCGGTTGAACGCCAGGGCGCCGCCGCTGATCAGGGCCACGACCATCATCAGAGTCGTGACGGGTCGACGCATCGCGAATACGCTTGGATTCATGTCCCAATACTCCGGTCGATTCCTGGCGGGCCCGACATCGAGACTTCGTATGGAAGTCCCAGGCCAAAGACGCTTAAAAACCTAATTCCCTGCCGTGATGCGGCCCTGAACCCGCGACGCCGGACGCCGAAGCTCCGGTTCACCAATTACCGCATGTCAACATCATTTCAACCGCCGCCACGTAACGCGGCGGGGTTTCGTGGAACGGCTTTCTCTCCCGAGTCGCTCCGACCAATTGGGAATGGACGAGGCGTCGAAAGCGCCCGTCAGGCGCAAAGCCGGGGACGAGGGGAGGCGCTCGACACGTCGAATACACAACGGCGACGCCTGGGACCGTGATGGAATTCACGTCCATCGCATGTCGCGAGCCGTGGGCTCGCCATGGTCAAGTTCTCGTCCGTTGCGACGGTTGAAAGCTTACTACCGGAGCGTCGATTCGCGTCGCCTGGGCCGGTTCAGCGCAACGCGCCAAGGGAATGGGCGAGGCTGACTCGCCTTCAAGGCGCGCGTCGACGCGGGGCGTGGGTTGGGCTCAACAGCGGAGCGGGTGAATCGCGCGAATGAGGCCGGAGACGGCCGAAGCCCGAACGGGCTCGGAAGAGACGGCGGGAGATGGGATGAATACGAAGTAGGAGGCCGAATCCGCCACCCCGTTTCGTTCGTCCTTACCCTCATCCTCTGAGGAAATCGCCTTGACCCGGAGCGGCGACGACGGAACCGACTTCGCAGTCGTCTGGCTCGAAGCGGACGCAGGAAGGACGAAGTCGAGACGGATACAATCGGGGCGGAGCGAACAGGCGATCGTGCCAGTCGACCGAATCGGCGAAACGATCACAGCCGCCACCAGTGCGACTGTGGACGCAACGCAGACAATTCGGTTAAGCACGTTTCGGCTCGCCATCAGCCCTCGGCCCCCTCGTCTCATTAAAGAACACCAAGATTGTACAGGCTTAAGAATCGATGTCAAGTTCTCGTCGAGACAAGGCCTCACATGCGATAGCTCTTCAATTTTTGCCCGAATTCGCATGCCTGGGAGGCCGCCGACAGGGCAATCTCGGGGCTCTGCGACGCACCTTAGAAGGACTGCTTGCACAATTCCGGGTCAACGCGTAACGCCCCGCCGCTCACGGGACCGATGGAAGAAAGCGGCGCTTTCGCGACCTGTTTCGAGCACAACAATCGCCCCAGGCGATCGCGACGACGTCGACGCGGGCGTCATTTCTCGTCGAGGTTCCGCTTCAGCTTCTCGGTCATCTGATCGATGGTGAAGGTGGCGGCCTTCTGTCTGGGGGGGAACTCCTTGAACGTGGCCAGGAACTTCGCCACTTCTTCCTGCGCGACGAAGATCAGATACGGCTGGGAGATGAGCCAGTCGTAATACGTGTTGGACGTCACGTCGGCCCGCTCGTAGGGATCGGCGCGGAGGTCGAAGAGCTTGGGAAGTCGCAACGACGTGAACGGCTCGGCCCAGATCCGCATCGTGCCGGGGGCGCGCTGTTCGAGGAACACGACCTTCCAGTTCTCGTGACGCATGGCGACGAGTTCGCCGTCGTCGTTGAAGTAGAAGAACTGCTTGCGGGCGCTCCGCTCTTGCTCGCCGGTCAGGTACGGGAGCTGATTGTAGCCGTCCAGGTGGACCTTGAAGGTCTTGCCGGCGGCCTCGTGTCCCTTGAGCAGCTTCTCCTTCACGTCGGGTTCGCCGGCGGCGGCCAGGAACGTCGGCAGCCAGTCGAGCCCGCTGACGATCTCGTTCGAGACCGCCCCGGCCTTGATCTTGCCCGGCCACCGGATCATGCAAGGGACGCGAAACGCCCCCTCCCAGTTGGTATCCTTCTCGCTGCGGAACGGGGTCGTGGCGCCGTCGGGCCACGAATTGGCGTGAGGGCCGTTGTCGGTCGTGTAGAGGACGATCGTGTCGTCGGCGATCTCAAGATCGTCGAGCGCCTTGAGAATCTGGCCGACGTGGCCGTCGTGCTCGACCATGCCGTCGGCGTACTCGGTCTTCGCGGTCAGGCCGACGGGGCTGCGACGGTCGGCTTTAACGTGCGTCCGCAGATGCATCCTGGTGGTGTTGAACCAGCAGAAGAACGGCTTCCCGGCCTTCGACTGGCGCTGGATGTAATCGACGGCGGCGGCCGACGTCTCGTCGTCGATCGTCTCCATCCGCTTCTTGGTGAGCGGTCCGGTGTCCTCGATCTTGCCGCCGGCCGTTGATCGGATCACGCCGCGAGGGCCGTACTTCTTGCGGAACGCGGGATCACGCGGGTAGGTCCGTTGCTCGGGCTCCTCTTCAGCGTTGAGGTGGTAGAGATTGCCGAAAAATTCGTCGAAGCCGTGGGCCGTGGGCAGGTACTCGTCACGATCGCCCAGGTGATTCTTGCCGAACTGACCGGTCGCATAGCCCTGGTTCTTGAGCAGCTCGGCGATCGTGCAGTCTTCCTTCCGGAGCCCGACCGTCGCGTTGGGGACGCCGACCTTGCTCAGACCGGTTCGAAACGTGGCCTGACCGGTGATGAACGACGACCGGCCTGCGGTGCAGCTCTGCTCGGCGTAGTAGTCAGTGAAGATCATGCCTTCGCGCGCGATCCGATCGATGTTCGGCGTGCGATAGCCCATCACGCCCATCGAGTAGGCGCTCAGGTTCGTCTGGCCGATATCGTCGCCGAAAATGACCAGGATGTTCGGTTTCTTCCCGGTGCTCGCGGCGTGAACCGCGGTCGGCTCGCCTCCGGGGGCGGCCGGGGACGGGCGTGTGGGCGCTTCGGGGTTGATCGCCGAGGCGTCGGCGCGGCGAGGCGTCGCGCCCAGGTTCCCGGTCGCCGCGACGTAGCCGAGCAACGCCCCGAGAGCCACGGGGGCGAGGGACGTCAAATTACCGCATTTCAGTATATTGATCATCCTTCGAGGTCGCCTGAGGTTGTGCCGATGGATTCCAAGCCGGCGGCACGTCGCCGGGGCCGTCGGCTCACGATCGTCTGCATGATCCTAGAACACCGGAAGCCGTCCCACCAGGCGCCCGCCCGCCAACCCCGGAGAGGCACTGATGACACGAACCACCCGATTCCACGAATGTTTAACACCCCGTTATTGGTAACGGCGCCGGGGCTCAGTCAGCGTGTGGTTTCCCCTGATCAGGTTCGTCCGGCGAAGCGGGCGCGATTTGCCGGCGCAATGCGCGGATCTCGCGCTGAAGATCGAGGATCATCGCGTCGCGCAGTCGCTCCTTCGCCGCCCCGACCGCCGGTCGGAACCTTGAGAAGCCGACCGCCAGAGCAAGGGGCCAGGTCACGGAGGCGAGGCAATAAATCACGCCGACCGTCACCGACAATGGATTTGCATTCTTGGACCAGGGGTCGAAGTCGCCGAGGATTGCGCTCCCGCCGACGAACATCAGCATGAGGGCCACGGCGAATGACGCGGCGCCGACGTAGGCCGCAAGCTGTTCCTTGCGTTCGGCGGCTGTCAGGGCATTCTCGAGGTTCATGCGATAGTCCTTATATTGGGAATCGCTCAGGGATTCGTCCTGCTGGAGAAGTTGCGACGTGAAGCGACGGGTGTGATGCGAGTCAGCCATCGAGCAGCTCCTCGATACGGAGACGAAGCGCGAGCTTCGCGTAATGTAGACGAGACTTCACAGTGCCGGGACCGCAATCGACGACCTCGGCGATCTCTTCGATCGACATATCTTCGATAAAGCGGAGCGTGAGCACGCGACGATGGTCGACGGACAGATCGCGCAGCGCGACATGAACCAGCTCGGCATTCTCGAACGCCGAGTCGTCCAGGCTCGAGGCGTCCAGCGGCTGACCTGCGGCCGTCTCCTCGAACAGCACAGGTCGCCTGGTCTTCCTCCGCAGCTCCGTGACGGCCTGGTCGTGGGCGATCCGATACAACCAGACGCGAAAAGCGGCCGGAGATTGAAGTCGTCGCAATCTTCGATGTACGATCAGCCAGACGGACTGGATAAGATCGAGAGCGCCGTCGGGTTCGCCGAGAATCCTGCGGATGAAGTAGTGCAGCCGCTTGTCGTAACGATCCACGAGCCTGCCGAACGCGTCGCGGTCGCCCTGCTGGGCGAGCAGGACCGTCAGCCGCTCCTCGATTCGATCCAGGTCGTCCGTCAATGGCGTCGTCCGACGGTTCGAGAGTGCGGAGGCTCGTACTCGGGCCGTCTTGATCGATCGAGCGCTCAAGTCCCGCACCATTCAGTCGACGCGGCGTCGCGCGGGGTTCAATCGGTCGGCGACTTTTTTCCGAAAAGGTTGGGCGAGCGTGAGCCTTCGGCCCGACGAGCGGCCGGGATGAACCCAGGGGTCTTGAATCGTGTCCAGAGCCTTGGCCGCGCAGCGGGGGCGTTCCCGCGCGGCCGTTGGGCCTCGTCGTCGATCTGGAGTGAGAACATGTTCGTCCCCGCCTCGTTCGCCGAGACCGATACGGCCAAGCTGCACGAGTTCATGCGGCGGTACAGCTTCGCCGTCTTGACGACGCACGGAGCGGACGGCCTGACGGCCAATCATCTGCCGTTGCTGCTCGACGCCGAAGCCGGGCCGCGGGGCCGGCTGTTCGGGCACATGGCCCGGGCTAATCCGCAGTGGCGACAGGCCGGAGGCGAGGCGCTCGCGGTCTTTTCCGGGCCGCACACGTACGTTTCGCCGACGTGGTACGAGGAGGAGGGGACCGTGCCGACGTGGAACTACGTCGCCGTCCATGCGTACGGCCGGTTCCAGATCGTCGAGGACGACGACGAGCTGCTGGAGATCCTACGGCGGTCGGTCGCGACCTACGAGAGCACGATGCCGGCCCCATGGTCGTTCGACGACTCGGCGGCGTCGGTCCGAGGCCAGCTCAAGGCGATCGTCGGCTTCCACGTCGAGATCACGCGACTGGAGGGCAAGTGGAAGCTCAACCAGAACCATCCCGAGCGCCGCCGCCGGCGCGTGGCGGAGGAGCTCGAGTCCCGCGACGACGCCGATTCCGTCGCCATCGCCGAACTCATGCGTCAGAGCCTGGAGTGACCGCGTACCGGGGGGTGGGGCGGAGTCAACCGGCGGGGACTTCCTCGGGGATGTTGTCGTTGGCGTAGACGTTCTGGACGTCGTCGTTATCGTCGAGGAGGTCTTTAAGCTTGAGCATCTTCTTGCCAGCGTCAGCGTCGAGGTTGACGTAGGTGGCGGGGATGTAGCTCGTCTCGGCGCTCTCGGTCGGGATCTGGGCGTCTTCAAGCGCCTTGCGAACCACCTCGAACTGTTTATGGTCGCAGGTGACCTCGAAGTAGCCTTCGACGAGCTCGACGTCGTCGGCGCCGGCTTCGAGCGCGACTTCCATCAGTCGGTCTTCGGTCGCGTGCTGGGGATCGACGATGAACAGCCCCTTGAACGCGAACAGGTAGCTCACGCAGCCGGTCGCGCCCAGGTTGCCGCCGGCGGCTTCGAACGCGCGGCGAAGCTCGCCCGCGGTGCGGTTGCGGTTGTCGGTCAGCACCTCGCAGAGCACGGCGACGCCCGAAGGGCCGTAGCCTTCGTAGACGATCTCTTCAAAGTTTTCGCCGCCCAGCTCGCCGGTGGCCTTCTTGATCGACCGCTCGATGTTGTCCTTGGGGCAACTGACCGACCGCGCCTTGTCGATCGCGTATCGCAACCGAAGATTAGCGGTGGGGTCGCCGCCGCCGGTGCGCGCGGCCACGTAGATGGCCCGGCAGAGTTTGCTGAACAGCTTGCCGCGCTTGGCGTCCACAAGTCCTTTGCGGTGGGCGATGTTTGAGGAGTGGGAATGTCCTGCCATCTCGTGTCTCAGCTCCTGAAATCCGGCCGATGGGTGTCGTCGACTTCGATGAGGAATCGGGGCGGGTCGACCGGGTTGCGCGACTCCGGGAGAGTCGACGAGGGCCCTCTGGACGAACACGTCCGCCGCCCCGGAGAGGCCGCCGCCGCTTCGTACGGTTTGATTCAAGGGGTGCGGCGCGTGGAGGCTTTAGGCGCTGGATCGAGCGCGCCCAGCGAGCCGAGCTTCTTGCGGATCTCGGCCAGGCGTTTGTCGGGCGGGACGCTCTTGGCGGCGGCCTTTTCGGCTTCCTGCCACAGGGACTTGGCTTTCTCCATGTCCTGGAGCTGGAGGTAGACGTCTCCCAGATGCTCGGGAAGAGTGGCGTCGGGCGGGACGATGCCCCGCTTCTCCATCTGCTTGTGCAGCTCGATGGCTTTCTCAAGCGGCTCGACCGCGTCCTTGATTTTACCTCTCTTGAACAAGACCCAGCCCAGGCTGTCGAGATAAGCGTAGTTCTCGGGGTCTTCCTTGAGGGCCTTGCGGATCATGTTCTCCGCCTTCTCAAGGTTCTTGCCCTGCTCGGCGTAGAGATAGCCCAGGTCGTTGTTCACGCCCGCGTCCTCGGGGAACCGCTGGAGCGCCGTTTCCAGCTCGGCCTCGCCCTTGGCGTAGTCGCCCTGGTTGACGTAGATGACCGAGAGACTGCTGTGGATCAGCTTCGCGACGTCGTCCTTGGAACCGTACCGCGTGAGCATGTCTTGGAACAGCTTGACGGCCTGCTCGTTGCGTCCGAACTTGGTCAGCAACCCGCCGAGCCGGAACTCGTACATCGGATTGCCGGTCTCGTTCTTGATGATCTTTTCGAGGATCGGGACGGCCTCGTCGAGCTTGCCGAGATCGCCCAGGAGGTCGGCGAGCTGCGACTGGCTCTCGGAATCGTTGGGCTCGAGAGCGACGGCCTTGCGGGCCGTTTCGAGGGCCTTTTCGGCCTTGTCCGCGCGGCGATAGAAGCTCGACAGGACGCTCAGGTAGCGCGGGTTCTTCTCGGTCGGGTACTTCTCCATCATCAGTTCGAGCGTCGCGGCGGCCTCGCCGTACTGATCCATCCGCTGCTGGGTGTCGGCGATTTCGAGATAGATCTTGGGGTTGGGCGTCTGATCGAGCATCAGCCGCTGGAGCTTGAGCAGGCGTTCGAGCCGCGACTCCTTGCGCGAGCCGCGGTCGGGGTTGGCGATGATGCTCAGGACGGTGAAGGCCGCCTGCGGCAGGCTCGGGGGCTTGGCCGAGAGCTGCTTCAGGCCCTCGTCGAGCATCTCCTCGGAAAGCGAGTCGTCGCTTGCGGCGGCCTGGAGCTGGGGCATGACGGCCTCTAATCCCCGCGGGCGACCGACGGCCTCGCAGATCACCCTGAGGAGGTCGCCCGCCTTGCGCCGCTTCAAGAGCGACGCGGCCAGGGCCCGGTAGGTCTCCGGCGTCGGCTGGGTGGCAAGCAGGGACTTGTACAGCTCCTCGGCCTTGTCAACCTGGCCGGTCTCGCGATAGCGGTCGGCCAGCACGTATTGCAGCGGCACGTTCTTGGAGTCGCTCTTGGCGGCCGCTTCGAGCCGGGGCGTGATCTGGTCTTCCTGCTTCAGCTCCTTGAGCACCTTGGACAGCAGCTCATAGGCTTCCACGCCCTGCGGCTGCCGCTTGATGTAGCGATCGACGAGAGCCAGCGCCTGCGGTCCCTTGTTGGCCTTCAGCAGGGTGTCCGCCAAGAGCAAGGGGATCTGCGAACTCTCCTCGTCGTAGACCAGCCCGCGCTCGAGCGCCTTGATCGCCAGGTCTTCGCGCTTGGCCGCAAGGAAGACGACGCCGAAGTCCACGTACGTCTTGGCCGGCTCGTTGCCGAGGATGCGTTGCACATCGCTGGGAGACAGGCGGTTGGCGGCCTTGTCGTCGAGTTCCGCCATGAGCAGGGCGTAGGCGTCAGCCGCCTTGTCGACCTGGGAGAGCGGCCCCGAATAGAGCCGTCCCAGCTCAAGCTGCGCCACCAGGCGGCCCGGCGCGTGCGGTTCGAGCTTGGGATTGGCCAGGACCTCTTTCAAAAGCGCCTCGCAAGCCACGTAATCCTTCTTCTGCGTGTAGAACTCGAACAGCCGCTCCAGGGTGTCGGTGTCGCTGGGCTCGGCGGCCAGGGCGATCTTGCCGTATTTGACGGCGTCGTCGGGGCGGCCCAGCGTACCCACGTAGAGCCGGCTCAGCCGCCGGGCGATCGCGACCGACTCGGGGTCGAGCTTGAACGCCTCTTCCAACACCTTCGCCGCTTCCGTGAACGACCGCCGATCCTCGAGCGCCCGGGCCGTCGTGAACAGGCGGATCGACTCGGTCCGCTTGCGGTCCTCGACGGTCTGCGGATTTTTCGGAACGAACGGCTTCGGCGGGTCGTCGCCAGGCAGGTTGAAAACGGCCGAGACATCGGGCTTGGGCTTCGGCTGCTCAGCCGCTGCGTCCGGCTTGGGCGCCGAGGGCTCCTGGGCGATCGCGGCGCCAGTCGTCAAGGTGAACAGCGTGATCGCCGGCAGCATCGTGCTGATGCGGAAG contains:
- a CDS encoding efflux RND transporter periplasmic adaptor subunit, translating into MPRVLWTSVTDRFAGRLVAIGILASVAFVASGCHGEKKAEVKSVTKPPVVKVVHPERRNIVRVVGQPSFIESFERTSIYPKLTGYIEKWNVDIGDKVKKGQVMATLFVPELVEDFETKKATVGLDGQKVDLALKIVDVAAADVQAAEARVVETKAILAKYTAEVERWNSEVKRLDDEVRRGVVDPQVLLESTNQWKSAAASREAARADIMKAEAELLSDKATLAKSKVAVEVARADLAVATSEAKRIEAWVGYITLPAPYDGVVVARNANTGDFVLPAAGDPTAMQRSPHLAPGGNAAPIYVVDKTDVVRIFIDIPEQDANYVKIGTKASVLARAYRDEPLQGSVTRTSWALNIKSRTLRAEIDLPNPGSQLLPGMYAYANVIIERPGVRALPLSALTHSGEKTYCWKHENGRAVRTEVQTGVSDGEWIEVTNRRVPDPKTLAAGAHAGEQWTSFDGSEQLILDEQSILTDGLVVEVEPATDGTKVTSPTPDAGHPTTAGRPDKLARVP
- a CDS encoding efflux RND transporter permease subunit — protein: MNPSVFAMRRPVTTLMMVVALISGGALAFNRMRVDIFPTMNTPKIYVFLDYVGMSPDQMEGFIVNQLELYFQYVDGIRDINSRNIQQVALCDLSFFPGTDMGQAMAQVVAMSDRAMSWMPKGTLPPMIMRMDAGSVPVGYLVFESEKTSLGMMGDLAQNIIRPLVQKYVPGTVAISPFGPNMRSILVNVNPDKLRDYNLTPQQISDALAAGNIVVPSGNVYIKDAMPVVANNSTVVDIKKLGNIPLRLEKNVYLRDVATFQDDVDITYGYALVNGKKSVYLPIIKKDTASTLNVVADIHKSMQLFRDVVPKDVKISFEFDESPTVVAAVESVATEGLIGAGLTGLMILLFLGDLRSVVVVVSNIPLALLGSLFGLWITGNTINIMSLGGMALAIGILVDEATVTIENVHVQMGHTDKVATAVLHASNATAVPRLLALLCILSVFIPAFIMGDPLRSLFMPLTLGVGFAMIASYLLSSTFVPILCVALIKHSGHAHDANAKPGLFDRFLKHYTKGVGWLVHLRYLVVPIYLGCCVLALWLLGMQVGTELFPQIDSGQFVLRFRPPPGSSFELTREMAVKCLEEIEKEAKPENIDISMGYVGQVAPNFGIDNMLLFMRGPDDGQLRIALNEESGIKLAEFRERLRTILPERVVPWLAQRLEKGGLSKVDAERQAKTSTFGFEPGDIVTSVMSFGAMTPISVRVVGTDMKLIRQHAEKIAGEMKNIPSLRDIQFEQTLDYPTVEIEIDREKAGLSGVTVEDVGKALVMSTSSTRFTNLNYWIDVKTGFDYLVEVLIPPARMTKAEELENLPIESVNPLVNLMVRDVATVRQGTRPGEYDRSMSQRYLTLTANVEGEDMGRASNHVIAAIAAAGEPPRGVRVLPMGQLPPMVEMFQSLGIGLAVAVFVILVLLTAYFQSPRMALISIGAVPGVLAGIATILYTTHTSLNIESFMGSIMCLGVSVSNSVMMVTFMNDHWRSGASSIESAVVGASDRLRPILMTACAMTVGMVPMALALERGSQMQAPLGLAVIGGLVMSTFATLLVVPSIFAVVMGRSVPRSPSIYPDDPESLHYDPLVFAPVDHTGHAIAADEEVAHHSENGSAHPDAAVESDAHQSDSSQSHDDPNPDGGQAPESAPFLHGDR